From Rutidosis leptorrhynchoides isolate AG116_Rl617_1_P2 chromosome 3, CSIRO_AGI_Rlap_v1, whole genome shotgun sequence, a single genomic window includes:
- the LOC139900561 gene encoding uncharacterized protein, translating into MEVLNAIFHVLLMHCGPTMLKFELDLNLETEFDQIILYLSRKINVKDLIINTWHTFYKQPSSFFSLQGLESLELINSSFEPPIDYDEVSVEEMSFNFVKLFQCGMPHKLPTSLHLKYVQLDVCLREQDVISSVLCIIRSSPNLEQLSFAMYDNKELPIQESSIKFDDLHDDLSLTLDHLKRFEIVNFSDNVFEMKFVKLIMAKSPVPKIARVELRDFVSVVEELKILR; encoded by the exons ATGGAG GTTCTCAATGCGATCTTCCATGTTTTGTTAATGCACTGTGGTCCGACAATGCTAAAATTCGAGCTTGATCTCAACTTGGAAACAGAATTTGACCAGATCATACTTTATCTTTCAAGGAAAATTAATGTGAAAGATTTAATCATTAATACTTGGCACACCTTCTACAAACAGCCTTCTTCGTTCTTTTCATTGCAAGGATTAGAATCTTTAGAGCTAATAAATTCTAGTTTTGAACCTCCA attgattatgatgaagtttCTGTAGAAGAAATGTCCTTTAATTTTGTAAAGCTTTTCCAGT GTGGTATGCCACATAAGCTTCCAACTTCGCTTCACCTCAAATATGTTCAACTGGATGTATGCTTAAGGGAACAAGATGTCATTTCATCTGTCCTTTGCATAATCAGGAGCTCCCCAAATTTAGAGCAACTTTCTTTTGCG ATGTATGATAATAAAGAGTTGCCGATTCAGGAAAGTTCCATAAAGTTTGATGATCTCCATGACGATTTGAGTTTGACCTTAGATCATCTTAAGCGTTTTGAGATAGTAAATTTTAGTGACAACGTGTTTGAGATGAAATTTGTGAAACTCATCATGGCTAAGTCGCCGGTACCAAAGATAGCACGAGTTGAACTTAGGGACTTTGTTTCTGTTGTTGAAGAACTGAAGATTCTTAGATAG
- the LOC139896958 gene encoding mitochondrial Rho GTPase 1-like isoform X1: MVGASSSSSSSAKSIPNTGVRIVVAGNCGTGKSSMIMTAAANFFPTNVPSVLSPITLPEDMFPDRVPVTIIDTCHSEETIDEVVDELKRADAVVLTYAFDQPSSLDGLSTFWLPTLELLNVRVPVIVCGCKFDLMDKWKEISLEQVMSPIMQRFRNIEKCVDCSAYKHSQIQEVFIYVKKAVIHPTAPLFDQQAQTLKPRCVRAFDTDPDAAQQARNKGPFELELLQPVTKTNSGPVSKEESKLF, encoded by the exons ATGGTGGGAGctagttcttcttcttcttcgtccgCCAAATCAATCCCCAACACCGGTGTTCGAATCGTCGTCGCCGGTAACTGTGGCACCGGTAAGTCCAGCATGATTATGACCGCTGCTGCCAATTTTTTTCCGACGAATGTTCCGTCGGTGCTGTCACCTATTACGTTGCCAGAAGATATGTTTCCTGACCGTGTACCTGTCACTATCATTGATACGTGTCATAG TGAAGAAACTATCGATGAAGTTGTTGATGAACTGAAGAGAGCTGATGCAGTTGTTCTTACATATGCATTTGACCAGCCTTCTTCGCTTGATGGATTGAGTACTTTTTGGCTTCCTACACTTGAACTATTAAAT GTAAGGGTTCCTGTTATAGTATGCGGTTGTAAGTTCGATTTAATGGATAAGTGGAAAGAAATTAGCTTGGAGCAAGTGATGTCACCTATAATGCAACGGTTTCGAAATATTGAAAAATGTGTTGATTGTTCAGCATACAAACATAGTCAG ATACAAGAGGTATTTATTTATGTTAAGAAGGCTGTGATTCATCCGACGGCCCCACTGTTTGACCAACAAGCACAAACTTTGAAACCTCGATGTGTCAGGGCTTTTGATACAGACCCAGACGCAGCCCAACAAGCTAGGAACAAAGGCCCATTCGAGCTAGAACTACTCCAGCCCGTTACAAAGACTAACAGCGGCCCAGTAAGCAAAGAGGAGTCCAAGTTGTTTTGA
- the LOC139896958 gene encoding mitochondrial Rho GTPase 1-like isoform X2: protein MVGASSSSSSSAKSIPNTGVRIVVAGNCGTGKSSMIMTAAANFFPTNVPSVLSPITLPEDMFPDRVPVTIIDTCHSEETIDEVVDELKRADAVVLTYAFDQPSSLDGLSTFWLPTLELLNVRVPVIVCGCKFDLMDKWKEISLEQVMSPIMQRFRNIEKCVDCSAYKHSQGF, encoded by the exons ATGGTGGGAGctagttcttcttcttcttcgtccgCCAAATCAATCCCCAACACCGGTGTTCGAATCGTCGTCGCCGGTAACTGTGGCACCGGTAAGTCCAGCATGATTATGACCGCTGCTGCCAATTTTTTTCCGACGAATGTTCCGTCGGTGCTGTCACCTATTACGTTGCCAGAAGATATGTTTCCTGACCGTGTACCTGTCACTATCATTGATACGTGTCATAG TGAAGAAACTATCGATGAAGTTGTTGATGAACTGAAGAGAGCTGATGCAGTTGTTCTTACATATGCATTTGACCAGCCTTCTTCGCTTGATGGATTGAGTACTTTTTGGCTTCCTACACTTGAACTATTAAAT GTAAGGGTTCCTGTTATAGTATGCGGTTGTAAGTTCGATTTAATGGATAAGTGGAAAGAAATTAGCTTGGAGCAAGTGATGTCACCTATAATGCAACGGTTTCGAAATATTGAAAAATGTGTTGATTGTTCAGCATACAAACATAGTCAG GGCTTTTGA